The Thermodesulfobacteriota bacterium DNA window GTTGTCATCGATTATAAGGGCGAGCTCAGGGCCTTTTCAGCCGTATGTACACACCTAGGTTGTATTGTACAGTGGAATAAGGATACAGGTATCTTTTTGTGTCCTTGTCACGCGGGTAAATTTGACGCCAATGGAAACGTTATTTCAGGCCCGCCTCCCAAGCCACTTCCCCAGTATGGTGTTAAAGTCGTGGGAAATGAAATAAAACTTTTAGAGGCTTAATAAGTTGAAGAAAATAGTTGATTGGATCGATGAGAGAGTTGGAATTAGAGAGGTAATAAAAAGTAATCTCACCGGGTATATGGTCCCGGCAAATCTAAGTTTTTGGTACTCTATGGGTGCCGTGCTCCTTGCAATGCTTTTAATTCAGTTTATATCCGGGATATTGCTTCTCATATATTATATCCCCGATGTAGACAAAGCCTTTGATAGCGTCACTTATATAACTAACGAGGTTCCATTCGGGTGGTTAATGAGAAGGGTTCATGCCATGGCAGCGAACATATTCATAGCCGTACTCTTTCTCCATATGGCGAGTACTCTTTTTATGGGCTCTTATAAGAAACCCAGAGAGCTACAGTGGATATCGGGCTGCGTGCTTTTATCTTTAGGATTTTTAGCAGCTCTCTCCGGCTATCTCCTTCCTTGGAGCCAGCTCTCCTACTGGGCGACGACAGTTGCAACGGATACGATAAGCGCGGTGCCTTATATAGGTAATGAGCTTGTAAAGTGGGTGAGAGGCAGTGAGAGTGTAGCGCAAGCAACGTTGGGTAGATTTTTTACCCTGCATGTTATAGTCGTACCCTTATTATTTCTAATGCTCGTAGCCATGCACCTGTTCTTTATGAGGAGAACCGGCATATCCAATCCTCCGGGGACTAAGACAGGAGAGGTAAAAAAGGTTCCCTTCGTGCCCCACTTTGCCTTAGAGGATCTGAAGGTTATATACTTTTTCCTTGGAATCCTTTTCATTTTTGTCTTCTTCTACCCAAAGCTTTATTTTCCAACGGATGCCTTGGAACCGGCGGACCCATTTTTTACACCTCCTCACATAAAACCTGAGTGGTATTTTCTTGCAACCTACCAGATGCTTAAGCTCATTCCAAATAAGTTTCTGGGGGTATTTATACAGAT harbors:
- a CDS encoding ubiquinol-cytochrome c reductase iron-sulfur subunit, translating into MGDEIGRRDFFGTLVKWIFGLTVLSWIPPMVAYLLPKSAAETEKVFVNPSGNPIMVSAVSEEGSKVGLAFGHPTVVIDYKGELRAFSAVCTHLGCIVQWNKDTGIFLCPCHAGKFDANGNVISGPPPKPLPQYGVKVVGNEIKLLEA
- a CDS encoding cytochrome bc complex cytochrome b subunit, producing the protein MKKIVDWIDERVGIREVIKSNLTGYMVPANLSFWYSMGAVLLAMLLIQFISGILLLIYYIPDVDKAFDSVTYITNEVPFGWLMRRVHAMAANIFIAVLFLHMASTLFMGSYKKPRELQWISGCVLLSLGFLAALSGYLLPWSQLSYWATTVATDTISAVPYIGNELVKWVRGSESVAQATLGRFFTLHVIVVPLLFLMLVAMHLFFMRRTGISNPPGTKTGEVKKVPFVPHFALEDLKVIYFFLGILFIFVFFYPKLYFPTDALEPADPFFTPPHIKPEWYFLATYQMLKLIPNKFLGVFIQILLILFLIFLPLIDVGSERSPLKRPVFLILAVLGVLVFLALTVLGKIL